The Pleuronectes platessa chromosome 10, fPlePla1.1, whole genome shotgun sequence genome contains a region encoding:
- the nsmce2 gene encoding E3 SUMO-protein ligase NSE2, whose amino-acid sequence MSLSSVHATLTSLKCCQTDIGTGMDIVTNVAMDLLEAQDGEVNPGVKEMEAMILECAKLDREINYFVDIVQQVTTEAATQQSEAMFNLSAKVKEKFTERTAKLSDADLHRHQKVVAFKESIKNSVNPANQESAEGMEELDDDIAVTQTQVNFTCPLTQVEMVIPMKNKTCNHLYEEAAILGLIKTKHSQKKKCRCPVVGCGNSDVRESDLILDQILKRKIQSQKRNSNR is encoded by the exons ATGTCGCTGAGCTCAGTTCACGCGACACTGACGAGTCTGAAGTGCTGTCAGACGGACATCGGGACAGGGATGGACATAGTGACGAATGTGGCCATGGACCTGTTGGAGGCTCAGG ATGGAGAGGTGAATCCAGGCGTCAAAGAGATGGAGGCAATGATTCTGGAGTGTGCCAAGCTGGACAGAGAGATTAACTACTTTGTTGATATTGTGCAACAAGTCACAACGGAG GCTGCCACGCAGCAGTCAGAGGCCATGTTCAACCTGTCGGCAAAAGTGAAGGAGAAGTTTACAGAGAGAACGGCCAAACTCTCAGATGCTGATCTGCACCGCCACCAGAAAGTGGTGGCCTTCAAGGAAAGCATCAAGAACTCTGTCAACCCAG ccaACCAAGAGTCAGCAGAGGGCATGGAGGAGCTGGATGATGACATCGCTGTTACACAGACCCAAGTCAACTTCACCTGCCCACTCACGCAG GTGGAAATGGTGATCCCAATGAAGAATAAGACGTGTAACCACCTCTATGAGGAAGCAGCTATACTGGGcctgatcaaaacaaaacacagccaGAAAAAGAAGTGCCG CTGCCCTGTGGTGGGCTGCGGGAACTCTGACGTAAGAGAGTCAGACCTCATTCTGGACCAGATACTGAAGAGAAAGATCCAGAGCCAGAAGAGAAACAGCAACCGATAA